The region AACCAATTAAGGCTTTAATTCTTTTTAATTCATCTGAGTTTTCAAAATCCATATCTTTGATTGGACCTGCCATTTGTGAAAGTCCTGGAATCATACCAATAATTGATTTCATTGAACCTAATTTACTCATCATAGATAATTGTTCTAAAAAGTCATTAAAATTGAATTCACCTTTTTTAATCTTTTTACTTACTTCTTTTGCTTTTTTCTCATCTATAACAGCAGCAGTTTTTTCAGCAAGACCTTCAATATCCCCTGCTCCCATAAGTCTAGAAACAATTCTATCAGGAATAAATACTTCAAGATCTGGCATCTTTTCACCAGTACCAATAAATCTTAATGGAACACCAACTTGATTTGCAATAGAGATTGCAACCCCACCTTTAGTATCACCATCATATTTTGAAAGAATAACTCCATCAATACCAATTTGCTCTTTAAAAGATGTTGCAGTTTTTGTTGCATCATGTCCTGTTAAAGAATCAGCTACATAAAAAATTTCATCAGGTTGTACTGAATTTTTAACATTTTTTAATTGAGTCATTAACTCTTCATCAATAGCTAAACGACCAGCTGTATCTATTAATAATACATCGTAAAGCTCTTTTTTTGCTTTCTCTTTTGCTGCATTAGCTATTTTTATTGGGTCTTTTTCATTATCATCAAAATAGATATCAACTTCAATCTGTGCAGCTATTTGTTTTAATTGTTCAACGGCTGCTAATCTTTGTAAATCGGCAGCAGCAACTAAAACTTTTTTCTTTCTAAGTTTTAAATAGTTTGCTAATTTACCAGTTGTTGTTGTTTTACCAGAACCTTGAAGTCCTGTCATTAAAATTACTGTTGGAGGAGTATTTGAGAATACAAAACCTTGATTACCAGTTGTAGTTAATACATTTGTTAATTCATCTTTTAAAGCATTTAAAAATGAGTTTTGTCCAATACCGTTTTTCTTTGTTTCTAATTCAATTGCAGTTACAAGTTCTTTTGTAGTTTTATGATGAACATCAGCTTTTAAAAGCGATTTCTTTAATTCTG is a window of Halarcobacter sp. DNA encoding:
- the ffh gene encoding signal recognition particle protein, translated to MFDSITGSIKNAVNKIRHKDDVASLKKAITELKKSLLKADVHHKTTKELVTAIELETKKNGIGQNSFLNALKDELTNVLTTTGNQGFVFSNTPPTVILMTGLQGSGKTTTTGKLANYLKLRKKKVLVAAADLQRLAAVEQLKQIAAQIEVDIYFDDNEKDPIKIANAAKEKAKKELYDVLLIDTAGRLAIDEELMTQLKNVKNSVQPDEIFYVADSLTGHDATKTATSFKEQIGIDGVILSKYDGDTKGGVAISIANQVGVPLRFIGTGEKMPDLEVFIPDRIVSRLMGAGDIEGLAEKTAAVIDEKKAKEVSKKIKKGEFNFNDFLEQLSMMSKLGSMKSIIGMIPGLSQMAGPIKDMDFENSDELKRIKALIGSMTPKERETPSLINPSRKKRMAKGSGLSEAQINKILKQFKNASKMAKKLSSKGGMKGLQNMMNQMQGAGGPGGLNLPK